A window of Variovorax sp. HW608 genomic DNA:
TCGGCACCTGCGCGGCGATCGAGGCCACGTTGACGATGCTGCCCGCCTGCTGGTCGAACATCAACGGCACCAGCGCCTGCGCGCACAGCAGCGCACCGCGCAGGTTGACGCGAAAGATGCGGTCCCAGAGCTCGATCGGGAAATCGTGCAGGCCCACCGGCGATCCGCTGATGCCGGCGTTGTTCACCAGCACTTCGCAGCGGCCGAAGCGCGCGCGCACCTGCTCGGCCATCGCGGCCACGGATGCCGGCTCGCCGATGTCGCAGTGCATGGTCAGCACGCCATCGCTTTCGGCGGGTGCGGGCGGATAGCTGATGTCGAGCTGCACCACCGAGGCGCCCGCCGCGCGCAGGTGTTCGCAGATCGCGAGGCCCAGGCCACCGGAGGCGCCGGTGACCACGGCCACCCGGCCCTGCAAGGCCCGGCTGTCGAAAGCGGTGTGAGAAGGCACGGACGGCATGCGCGCTTCAGGCGGAGACGGCATTCATCGAATCGACTTCCTTGCGGATCGCCGGAATGATCTTCTCGCCCCAGAGTTCGATCTGGCGCAGCATCGTCTTCTGGTCGCAGTCGCCCAACTGGGTTTGCAGCGCGATGTGCTTGGGCCTGAGGATACTGATTTCCTCCAGCATCTTGTCGATCACCTGGTTGACCGAACCCACCGGCAGGTTCTTGCGCAGCTGCTCGAAGCTCGGGTCCGTGGGCGACGGCACTTCCTTGACCATGTAGCCGTCGTCGGACTGCGCACGGCGGAACTTGAGGCTTTCGGAGATGCGGCGCTGGAAGCGCGCGTTGTCGAGGTAGTTGTCGATCTCGGCCTGGTTGTCCGATGCGAAGGCGCAGCGCAGGAAGCCGAACTTCACGTCCTCGTCGAGGTCCGCGCCGTTGTCCTGCGCGACCTTCTCGAGGCGCTCGCGCAGCGCAACGACTGCTTCGGTGCCATTGAGCAGTGCGGTCACGAACAGGTTGTGGCCCTCGCGCACGCCGCGCCCGAGCGTGACCGGATTGCCCGAGGTGATCCAGATCGGCGGCATCGGCGACTGCACCGGACGCACCGCGATCGAGCTCGGCGGCAACTTGAGGAACTTGCCGTCGTACGACACGATCTTCTGCGTCAGTCCCTTCGGGATGATGTCGAGGAACTCGTTGTAGATCGCGCCCGAGTCCTCGATCTTCACGCCGAAGCGCTCGAACTCGAACTCCTGGTAGCCGGAGCCGATGCCGAGCTCCAGGCGGCCGTTGGACACCGTGTCCGCAAAGCCCACTTCGGCCAGGAAGCGCGCGGGGTGATACAGCGGCAGGATGCACACCGCGGTGCCCAGGCGAATGCGCTCGGTCTTGGCGGCCATGTGCGCGACCATCATCAGCGGTGACGGCGAGAGCGAGTAGTTGTTGAAGTGGTGCTCCGCGTACCAGGCGGTGTTGAAGCCGGCCTGCTCGGCCACCACGGTCTGCTCGATCGAGTTGCTGATGACCTGCTGCGAAGTCTGGTGATACCCGCGCTGCTGGGCCAGGATGAATACGCCGAATTCCATGTGTTCCGCCTTCCGAGGGGTGTTGTGCAATGAAGGAAATTCTCTTGTTCGATCCCTTCGCCGTGAATACAGAAGGAACGTGATTCAGTCCTGCAAAAAAAGGCGGGATGCGCGATGCGGACGCGCAAAAAAAAGACCGGAGCGTTTGGCTCCGGTCCGAGGTTCGGGCGCAGTGGCGCTTACTTTTCCTTCAGGTCCGTGGTTCGCGCGAGTCCCTGCCAGATCGCGGCGTCCCGCTGGATGGAAGCCGTGAACTGCTTCGCGGTCGTATTCGCGGGGACGATCATGTTCTGCCCCTCGATCTTCTCGCGCACGCCAGCGGTCTGCTGCAAGCGGTTGATCTCCGCGTTGAGCCGGTCGATGATTTCCGGCGGCGTTCCCGCCGGGGCGAAGACGCCGTACCAGCCGTCGGCCTCGAACTTGTAGCCCTGCTCCGACAGCGTGGGCAGGTCCTTCGTCGCCGGCCAGCGTTGCGAGCCGGTCTGGCCCAGTCCGACCAGCCGGCCGGCCTTCATGTGCGGAATGGGCGATGCGATGTCGGTGAAGCCGACGCTGATGTTGTTGCCGATCAGGTCGGTGACTTCGGAGGTCAGCGTCTTGTAGGGTGCATGCGGCATGTCGAGGCCATAGCGCGCCTTGATGCCTTCCATCGCGAGATGGCCCGACGAACCGGTGCCCCACGAGCCGTAGGCCAGCTTGCCGGGATGCGCCTTCGCATAGGCCACCATGTCCGCGAGGTTCTTGAAGCCGGTGCTCGGATTGGCCACCAGCAGGATGCCGGCCGCCCCCACCTGCGCGATGGGGAGCAGGTCCTTCTCCGCGTCGTAGGGCATCTTCGGATGGATCACCGGGTTGATGAGGATCGCCGACGACGGCGCGAACAGCAGCGTGTAGCCGTCGCCGGGCGACTTGGCGACCGCGTCGCAGGCGATCAGTCCGTTGGCGCCCGCCTTGGGGTCCACGACCACGGGCTGCTTGAGCACTTCGGCCAGGGGCGCGGCGATGAGGCGGGCGAAGATGTCGCCACCGGCACCGG
This region includes:
- a CDS encoding LLM class flavin-dependent oxidoreductase produces the protein MEFGVFILAQQRGYHQTSQQVISNSIEQTVVAEQAGFNTAWYAEHHFNNYSLSPSPLMMVAHMAAKTERIRLGTAVCILPLYHPARFLAEVGFADTVSNGRLELGIGSGYQEFEFERFGVKIEDSGAIYNEFLDIIPKGLTQKIVSYDGKFLKLPPSSIAVRPVQSPMPPIWITSGNPVTLGRGVREGHNLFVTALLNGTEAVVALRERLEKVAQDNGADLDEDVKFGFLRCAFASDNQAEIDNYLDNARFQRRISESLKFRRAQSDDGYMVKEVPSPTDPSFEQLRKNLPVGSVNQVIDKMLEEISILRPKHIALQTQLGDCDQKTMLRQIELWGEKIIPAIRKEVDSMNAVSA
- a CDS encoding SDR family NAD(P)-dependent oxidoreductase, coding for MPSVPSHTAFDSRALQGRVAVVTGASGGLGLAICEHLRAAGASVVQLDISYPPAPAESDGVLTMHCDIGEPASVAAMAEQVRARFGRCEVLVNNAGISGSPVGLHDFPIELWDRIFRVNLRGALLCAQALVPLMFDQQAGSIVNVASIAAQVPTRVGAYGPTKAALRALTHQMAVEWGPRGIRANSVSPGMIRTPLSEPHYRDEATLQNRTSSIPARRIGRPEDIGSVVAFLASDASAYVNGQDIVVDGGFLKATLTNIYNK
- a CDS encoding Bug family tripartite tricarboxylate transporter substrate binding protein; translated protein: MTTQTSINRRTVLLGSMLLGAGVNAFANTGNWPSRPIKIVVAGSSGAGGDIFARLIAAPLAEVLKQPVVVDPKAGANGLIACDAVAKSPGDGYTLLFAPSSAILINPVIHPKMPYDAEKDLLPIAQVGAAGILLVANPSTGFKNLADMVAYAKAHPGKLAYGSWGTGSSGHLAMEGIKARYGLDMPHAPYKTLTSEVTDLIGNNISVGFTDIASPIPHMKAGRLVGLGQTGSQRWPATKDLPTLSEQGYKFEADGWYGVFAPAGTPPEIIDRLNAEINRLQQTAGVREKIEGQNMIVPANTTAKQFTASIQRDAAIWQGLARTTDLKEK